The sequence GCCGCCGTCGCCGAGGGCGTCCGTGCCCGCGGGGGCGACACCGAGCAGATCGCGGCGGCCTGGCTGCACGACGCCGTGGAGGACGACGCGCTGAGCCGCGCCTGGCTGGCCGGGGCCGCGCTCACCCCGCGCACCAAGGCCATCGTGGACGCCGTCACGAAGCGCGCGGGGGAGGAGCCGGGGGCGTACGCCCGGCGCATCCTCGACACCCCGGGCGCGCTGCTGGTCAAGGAGGCGGACCTGGCGCACAACGCCGACCCGGACCGGCTCGCCGTACTGGACGAACCGACCCGGAGACGACTGACCGAGAAGTACACGCGGATGCGCGCCCTCCTCGGTCTCGACGCCTGACTTGCGGTCTCGGGTGCCTCAGGGCCTCGGGCCTCAGACGCCCGCCTTCACCGGCTCCCGCTCCCCGCGCTGCCGCGCGCGGGCCAGTTCGGTGGCGTCCTGGACGAAGGCCCAGGCCATCCTGGGCTCCATGGCGAAGCGGAACACCCGTTGCACCGGCTTGGTGCACAGGACGGTGACGGTGGCCACCGCGAGGACGGTGACGACGGCCGAGCCGTAGTCGCCGTAGCGCTGGGCGATGTCGAAGCCGCCGAGGAAGAGCACGCTCTTGATGACGAAGCCGTGCAGCAGATAGCCGTACAGGGTGCCCGCGCCGAGCGCGGTGAACCAGGTGCGGCGGCCCGGCACCCAGGCCAGGAAGCAGGCGGTCAGCAGCACCGCGCAGCCGAACATGGCCAGCGTCATCAGCGGCCCGATCCACCAGGGGGCGCCGAGTTCCTGGGCGGCGTTCTGGCGGTAGAACCAGTTGTCGTTCATGTGCGGCGCGGTCCACCAGCCGATGGCCAGCGCCGCCGCGAACACCGGCAGCGACAGGATCCGCATCCGGCGCGTGCGCATCAGCGCGAAGTGCTCCGGCTTCAGCAGCAGTCCG is a genomic window of Streptomyces sp. WP-1 containing:
- a CDS encoding HD domain-containing protein, whose amino-acid sequence is MTSPLTLADVEALARAAHEGQRDKAGRPYAEHLAAVAEGVRARGGDTEQIAAAWLHDAVEDDALSRAWLAGAALTPRTKAIVDAVTKRAGEEPGAYARRILDTPGALLVKEADLAHNADPDRLAVLDEPTRRRLTEKYTRMRALLGLDA